The DNA region CACGTGCGATCTGTTCATCCCACATCCGGATAAAATCCGGTTTTTCGGCACACATATACAATAATGTCAGGCGGACGGTAATAAACTGTGCGGACCTGAGAGAAAGACTATTTTACCTGTCAGACATAAGGTTAATCATGAATACCAGAAATCCGGGTATTGCAAACTTCGGTGTGACGATCATTCAGTCAAGACACAGTGTCCGAAAATTTAAAGACGCTGAGATCCCGCAGGAGTTCATTAGAAAAGCACTCGAGTGTGCCTCTAAAGCGCCGACTGCACGAAATATCCAGCCGTGGATTTTTGTTGTAGTGAAGAACAAAGAGACCCTGGCAAAGATTGCCGGTCTCGCACCAAATGGAAAATTCATCGAGGGAGCTGCAGTTGGATTCCTCGTATTCGGGAAAGCCGACTGGCAGTATGTTATCGAAGACTGCTCGGCAGCAACCGAAAACCTGCTTCTGGCCCTCCATGCCTATGGATACGGCGGATGCTGGATAGCCGGCGACAAAAAAGAGTACGCGGAGGATGTGCGTAAACTCGTCAATGTCCCGGAAGAATTCAAGCTTGTTTCAATCGTAGCAGCCGGCGTTCCGGATGTGGGCGGCATCACGCTCGCAGAAAAGCTGCCGCTGGACAGGCTGGTCTTCGAAGAGAAATACCAGTAATTCGTGGAAATATCCACAAAACCAATTTTTGAGCTGAAGAAAACGCCGGATCTTATGCAGAAGATATGCTGATTTTTCATCATCTATTTCTCGGTCTGGCCGCAGGAATAATCCTCGCCGTGCTTCTTTCGAATAAATGGGCCGTGCTTTACGCAGGGGTCGGAGCGATTATACCGGATCTTCTAGACAAACCGCTAGGACAGATCCTTCTTTCCGACAGTATAAACTATGGACGGATCTATGCCCATACACTGACATTGGCAGTGATTTTGATCATCATCGGACTGCTGATCTGGTACAAATACCGGAAAAATATCCTGCTTCTCTGCATAGGAGCGGGCGTTCTTATCCATCAGCTCGGAGATGTCATGTGGGAAACACCCGTAAACTGGTTCTGGCCGTTTCTCGGACCTTTCCCGCCGTCATCAGAGGTCTATCCTCCGATACCCGATGGGTATCTTCCCTATCTGTATCTCGCATCATGGATACTGGCAGTGATCGCAGGAACGGCAGTGATAGTCGTTTTATACCGTTATCTGGGTCAGTATCTCGCCAAGGGGAAGATGGTTAAACGGATCCTGACAGGAACGGGGATGATTCTGATGGGAGCCGGAACCATACTTCTCGTAAAATATCTCATCTGGGATCTGTTTCTTACCGGGCCATGGGCGAATTATTTTGGGACCATGTATCTTCACGAGCTCTTATCGATTTCAGAATGGATCTACGGTCTTTCATCCCTGATGCTGATTCTGCTGATTCTGGATTATCCGGTACGCTTTTCAGAAACGACAAAAAAACGGATCATCAGCATCTGCGGGGCAGGAATCCTGACCGTATCTCTGCTTCTTTTGCTGTTTATCGGCCTTGGATTTCCCGTGGATGAGGTGTACGGCGAGAATATGTGGAGACTGGCGGCAGTAGCCGGATTATTTTTTGGAGGGATCGTTTTCCTTTTTCTTGGAAACAGGATCTGGGAACTGCCGGATGACAGAATCCATACCAAAAAATGACGAGTCCTCTGATGGATTTTTCTCTAAAAATATGGAGGTAAAATATTATGTGTTAACCATACCTATTGTATATTCTGATAGCGTATGAATGATTTCCTCCTGAACTGGGTAAGCTCCATGTGCATGATTGCCCTCGTCTGGATTTTTTGTGCGGTCATGGTGAATCTGACCCTGACACGAAAATACTCCGGTCTGCACACAGCATTACTCTGGATTGGAGGATTCCTGACGCTGGTCGTTCTCACCTCTTTTGTGGATGTTGTCTACGAGGCGTGTGTCTTTCTTATACCAAGCGGATATGATTTTATTTCTTTACTTGCCGACTGTCTGTTTGTGACCGTCGTCGGTGTCTGGTTTGTTTTTGTATCCTGGAAGATGTACCGGGGAACCTCATCTTCCAAGCTCTTTATAGCATCTTATATTCTTTTTATCGGCTTAAGCATCTGTGACCTTTCTTTTAGCATCATTCACATGATGTTCCCATGGGATCTCTATCAGCTGAAGTTTGCAGCCTGCATTCTGATTTTGATCGCTCTGACCATTGGTCTGATGCTGGTGAGTCGTTTCCAGATCAAAACAATCCAGGAAACAAACAGAGACCTGCAGGGGGATTTTCGAGATGTTCTCTTCATTCCTATCGCGGTCTATCTGGCCTATGCCGTACTATCCTGTCTGTGGAATAGTCAGGAAGGAACCGTATTTTTCATTCCGGAGATCACCACCAGAATCATTTTCATCATCATGGTTATCCTGCTCTATATGCAGGTTTTTTACGGGATACATAAGGCCATCAAGCAGATCCATATCGATGAAGAGATGCGCCTTGCAAAGGATGTACAGTCCAGCATACTTCCGGATCCGGATTTATTCGAAAACATCACCGGTGTAACAATACACGCAGCCATCTCTGAATCAGAACTGGTCGGCGGAGACTTCTATGATATTATCAGAATCGGGGACTATCATCTTGCGATTGTCATCGCCGATGTATCGGGCAAGGGGATTTCCGCAGCACTCATGATGATGCGTGTCAAAACCATGATCAAAATATCAGTGCGGACATTATTCACGCAGCCCGGCAGAATGCTGACGATCGTTAATCGAGAAATCATGAAAAATAATGACGCATGCAGGTTCGTCACGGTTTTTCTCGGGATACTCAACATAAAAAGTGGTCGTTTTACCTACGCATGTGCCGGACACAATCCGCCGATACTTTGCAGAGCAGGAATCTGCACCCTGGTTGTATGCGAGAAAGCACCCGGACTTGGAATCATGGACCACGAATATATCGATCAGCGAACTGTTCTGAAGCGAAATGATACGCTATGTATGTACACCGACGGAGTAACGGAGGCGCAAAACAAACATGGCGAAATGTATGGAGTGTACCGGCTCCTTTCGATCGTTGAAAAATCAGACGATCCAAAAACTATGATTAATTCAGTAATCGATGATGTAAACGTTTTCACCGGGAACCGTGGACAGACGGACGATATGACGATGCTCGCTGTCAGATACACCCAAGAAGAATAAAGATGGGAATGAAATCCCAAAACACAGTTTTTTTCTCTTTACTCTTTTACCAGAAGATCGTCAAACCCCGAGATCTCAAAAACTTCGCGGACCAGACCGCGTGCGTTGATTATCTGCAGGGTCCCTTTCGGACCAAGCTTCTTTTTCAAGGTCAGGATGATCGAAAGACCAACGCTGGACATGTAGGTGAGTTTTGCAAAATTGAGCGTAATGGTAGTTATCCCGTCAAGGGACGACTCTGCGCACCTCCGAAACTCAGGAGCGTTTCGGGCATCCAGTTTCCCATCCAGCTCAAGGATCAGGTTGGATTCATTAACAGTTTTTATGATTTTCATAGATGTAGTTCCCCCATTTTTAGACACTAAGAGTAGATTTTTTTGTATACAGTCAGAACATTCGTCCCGTTCACACGTTCATACGTGATTCTGTCGGTCAGTTTTCTGGACAGGAAAATACCCCAGCCGCCGACGTTTCGGTCATCGATCGGCAGCGTAACATCCGGCTCTGCATACTCAAGCGGGTTAAACGGCACCCCCAGATCAGTAATGATCAGTTTCAGGCAAGGGCCGATATGCATCATAAAGGTCACTGAACCGGTTTCATTCGGGTAGGCATAATTGACGATGTTGACAA from Methanocorpusculum labreanum Z includes:
- a CDS encoding nitroreductase family protein — translated: MNTRNPGIANFGVTIIQSRHSVRKFKDAEIPQEFIRKALECASKAPTARNIQPWIFVVVKNKETLAKIAGLAPNGKFIEGAAVGFLVFGKADWQYVIEDCSAATENLLLALHAYGYGGCWIAGDKKEYAEDVRKLVNVPEEFKLVSIVAAGVPDVGGITLAEKLPLDRLVFEEKYQ
- a CDS encoding metal-dependent hydrolase, with amino-acid sequence MLIFHHLFLGLAAGIILAVLLSNKWAVLYAGVGAIIPDLLDKPLGQILLSDSINYGRIYAHTLTLAVILIIIGLLIWYKYRKNILLLCIGAGVLIHQLGDVMWETPVNWFWPFLGPFPPSSEVYPPIPDGYLPYLYLASWILAVIAGTAVIVVLYRYLGQYLAKGKMVKRILTGTGMILMGAGTILLVKYLIWDLFLTGPWANYFGTMYLHELLSISEWIYGLSSLMLILLILDYPVRFSETTKKRIISICGAGILTVSLLLLLFIGLGFPVDEVYGENMWRLAAVAGLFFGGIVFLFLGNRIWELPDDRIHTKK
- a CDS encoding PP2C family protein-serine/threonine phosphatase; translation: MNDFLLNWVSSMCMIALVWIFCAVMVNLTLTRKYSGLHTALLWIGGFLTLVVLTSFVDVVYEACVFLIPSGYDFISLLADCLFVTVVGVWFVFVSWKMYRGTSSSKLFIASYILFIGLSICDLSFSIIHMMFPWDLYQLKFAACILILIALTIGLMLVSRFQIKTIQETNRDLQGDFRDVLFIPIAVYLAYAVLSCLWNSQEGTVFFIPEITTRIIFIIMVILLYMQVFYGIHKAIKQIHIDEEMRLAKDVQSSILPDPDLFENITGVTIHAAISESELVGGDFYDIIRIGDYHLAIVIADVSGKGISAALMMMRVKTMIKISVRTLFTQPGRMLTIVNREIMKNNDACRFVTVFLGILNIKSGRFTYACAGHNPPILCRAGICTLVVCEKAPGLGIMDHEYIDQRTVLKRNDTLCMYTDGVTEAQNKHGEMYGVYRLLSIVEKSDDPKTMINSVIDDVNVFTGNRGQTDDMTMLAVRYTQEE
- a CDS encoding STAS domain-containing protein; translation: MKIIKTVNESNLILELDGKLDARNAPEFRRCAESSLDGITTITLNFAKLTYMSSVGLSIILTLKKKLGPKGTLQIINARGLVREVFEISGFDDLLVKE